The following proteins are co-located in the Desulfurococcus amylolyticus Z-533 genome:
- a CDS encoding inositol-3-phosphate synthase: MIRVAIIGQGLVALHFEVGLERLKNNEIPDYGVPLREWLPYKYSDIEIVASYDVDESKVGKTVYELARRDYPGDSIPGSLKDIVVSRGIHLNSMKGLPFKARGREEDKGIDAALNELIDEWRNLNVDVLINVMTTEPVEAVGDPREIERRALHGDLTASQTYAYAATLYAAKYRPVTFVNAIPSPLANDPGFIKLCTERKCTILGDDGSTGATPFTADLLEHMYERNRKVIDIAQFNIGGNTDFLALNLPERNIMKKKTKSGIVEDILGYEAPNYIRPTGYLEPLGDKKFVAMIVEYYSFGEFKDEFYILMRINDSPALAGLLVDLARIGRIALDRQAYGTIYEVNAFYMKRPGPHGSRAVSKYHAFQKLLNWLGISDPRYKA, from the coding sequence GTGATTCGTGTGGCTATAATAGGTCAAGGATTGGTTGCACTACACTTCGAGGTTGGATTAGAGAGATTAAAGAACAATGAGATACCTGATTACGGGGTTCCTCTGAGGGAGTGGCTTCCTTACAAGTATAGTGATATAGAAATAGTGGCGTCATACGATGTAGATGAATCAAAAGTTGGGAAGACGGTATACGAGTTGGCGAGAAGGGATTACCCGGGTGACTCGATACCTGGATCCCTGAAGGACATTGTCGTAAGCAGGGGTATTCATTTAAATAGCATGAAGGGACTCCCCTTCAAGGCTAGGGGGAGAGAAGAGGATAAGGGTATTGATGCCGCGTTAAACGAGTTGATCGATGAATGGAGGAATCTCAACGTAGACGTATTAATCAACGTTATGACTACTGAACCTGTTGAAGCCGTTGGTGATCCAAGGGAGATAGAGAGGAGGGCTTTGCACGGTGATCTAACCGCTAGCCAGACATACGCTTATGCTGCAACGCTTTACGCGGCGAAATATAGACCTGTAACATTCGTGAACGCGATACCCTCACCTCTAGCTAATGATCCAGGCTTCATCAAGCTATGTACTGAGAGGAAATGCACCATACTAGGTGATGATGGCTCAACTGGGGCAACACCCTTCACAGCCGACCTACTGGAGCACATGTATGAGAGGAATAGAAAAGTCATTGATATAGCGCAGTTTAATATAGGTGGCAACACCGATTTCCTTGCATTGAACCTGCCTGAGAGGAATATCATGAAGAAGAAGACGAAGAGCGGTATCGTAGAGGATATACTTGGCTATGAAGCCCCCAACTACATCAGGCCAACCGGGTATCTCGAGCCATTAGGGGACAAGAAGTTTGTTGCCATGATTGTTGAGTACTACAGCTTCGGCGAGTTCAAGGATGAGTTCTACATATTAATGAGGATAAATGACAGCCCGGCGCTGGCCGGTCTACTCGTAGATCTTGCTAGAATAGGAAGGATAGCGCTTGATAGACAGGCTTACGGCACGATCTACGAGGTTAACGCATTCTATATGAAGAGGCCTGGCCCCCATGGGTCGAGAGCGGTCTCGAAATACCATGCGTTCCAGAAACTATTGAACTGGCTCGGTATAAGTGATCCTAGGTATAAGGCATAG
- a CDS encoding aldo/keto reductase codes for MYEFKEWKVIGSDKVSAIGLGTYGIKSYDKAFDAFIYALTHGINLVDTAEMYDGGRAEEFIGRVVKEVGRDSVFITTKMLPNRLDDKEKIIRAAEEALRRLGVPYVDLYLIHWPNESLPIRVQVRNFEVLAEKGLTRYIGVSNFEPAMLREAIEATGKYKIVANQVHYSVFNRHYVEKELLPYCIEKKIALQAYTPLERGNVVINNVIKKMAEKYSKTPIQVALNYLVSHMNVIAVPKTENIEHVKEILGSIGWWMSIDDLEYLRKHA; via the coding sequence ATGTATGAGTTCAAGGAGTGGAAGGTAATCGGGTCCGATAAGGTCTCAGCAATAGGGCTCGGCACATATGGTATCAAGAGTTATGATAAGGCGTTTGACGCGTTCATCTATGCATTAACCCATGGCATAAACCTGGTTGACACTGCTGAAATGTATGATGGTGGGAGAGCTGAGGAGTTCATTGGAAGAGTGGTTAAAGAGGTTGGACGGGACAGCGTATTCATAACGACCAAGATGCTACCAAATAGACTCGATGACAAGGAGAAGATTATTAGGGCGGCTGAGGAGGCTTTAAGGAGGCTTGGTGTACCATATGTAGACCTCTACTTAATCCACTGGCCCAACGAAAGCCTCCCGATAAGGGTGCAAGTAAGAAACTTCGAGGTGCTCGCTGAGAAAGGTTTAACCAGGTATATAGGGGTAAGCAATTTCGAACCAGCCATGCTGCGAGAAGCCATAGAGGCTACAGGCAAGTACAAGATAGTTGCAAACCAGGTTCACTACAGTGTATTCAACAGGCACTATGTTGAGAAAGAACTCCTACCCTACTGTATTGAGAAGAAGATAGCTCTCCAAGCATATACCCCTCTTGAAAGAGGGAACGTAGTGATAAATAACGTCATAAAGAAAATGGCTGAGAAATATAGTAAAACACCTATACAGGTGGCATTGAACTACCTGGTGAGCCATATGAATGTTATAGCCGTGCCTAAGACAGAGAATATAGAGCATGTAAAGGAAATACTGGGCTCAATAGGCTGGTGGATGAGTATCGATGACCTTGAATACCTGAGAAAACACGCCTAG
- a CDS encoding Lrp/AsnC family transcriptional regulator, translating into MENKELELTKKLAANPRISIKRLADDLDMNYTALRDRIRKLSYKGLISFILSVSPLITGNTAALVRLKGHKVEKLLSSASKCNRVITGLKVSDDEAILVIYGKDKGDIVSVIDVLRDEAGGDLEIYVEYGRLHPDFKVQIRNPNPECNHPPCNNCIPVLRNRVKNGSGLHGTP; encoded by the coding sequence TTGGAAAACAAGGAGCTAGAACTAACAAAGAAGCTTGCTGCAAACCCAAGGATAAGTATTAAGAGGCTTGCCGACGACTTAGATATGAATTACACTGCTTTAAGGGATAGGATTAGGAAGCTATCCTATAAGGGCTTGATAAGCTTCATCCTATCTGTTTCACCGCTTATCACCGGAAACACTGCAGCCTTGGTTAGGTTGAAGGGACATAAAGTGGAGAAATTGTTGTCGAGTGCCTCGAAATGTAATAGGGTTATAACAGGCCTAAAGGTGAGCGATGATGAGGCCATCCTAGTGATCTATGGAAAAGACAAGGGTGATATTGTATCAGTTATAGATGTATTGAGAGATGAAGCCGGCGGGGATCTTGAAATATACGTGGAATACGGGAGGCTCCACCCAGACTTTAAAGTCCAGATAAGGAACCCCAATCCTGAGTGCAATCATCCGCCATGTAATAACTGTATACCCGTGCTCAGGAATAGGGTTAAGAATGGTTCTGGGCTTCATGGAACGCCGTAA
- a CDS encoding YkgJ family cysteine cluster protein: MERIVSRGERIRYKCIRSGTCCGSGPNVALTAFDICRIARFLNTEWRSLVGRYIYAVIADQIPIPVLRGINNRCVFLQTSNSLPTCSIYPARPRRCRLFPFIPISPSIKDKMYVSRICPGIGVGEEMEPPWSELEKFSEEVTIHYRLLYDYIFNKGYEPISALEAVIDQVCLQQ; the protein is encoded by the coding sequence TTGGAGCGCATAGTCTCGAGAGGGGAGAGGATAAGGTATAAGTGTATCAGGAGCGGCACCTGCTGCGGCAGCGGGCCTAATGTGGCTTTAACAGCCTTCGATATATGTAGAATAGCCAGGTTCCTTAACACAGAGTGGAGGAGCCTGGTTGGCAGATATATCTACGCTGTTATAGCCGATCAAATCCCCATACCTGTTTTAAGAGGCATCAACAATAGATGCGTATTTCTCCAAACCAGTAACAGCTTGCCGACATGTAGTATCTACCCGGCTAGGCCGAGGAGATGCAGGCTATTCCCTTTCATACCCATCTCCCCCTCGATAAAGGATAAGATGTATGTCTCAAGGATATGCCCTGGTATCGGGGTGGGCGAGGAGATGGAGCCACCGTGGAGTGAGCTGGAAAAATTTAGCGAGGAGGTAACAATACACTATAGGCTTCTCTACGATTACATCTTTAACAAGGGCTACGAGCCTATCAGCGCCCTTGAAGCCGTAATAGATCAGGTGTGCCTTCAGCAGTAA
- a CDS encoding DNA primase codes for MAHIDLIKYPFVAGPSDFSPSRFGLPRDTDSSTIISIIIRGALDRLREIFPLVLTDILSERMRVNTKIFMDEYESIACYKLLLAVAKSIGDRKLINRIALAYAKSARRSLFKEDDSVILSIASKIGLHLVYVENPPALPVFTNNVGGGKNRARGAFLPLNYSLPVIEFTGIVAERLSQDPAYSLENNVVSEGKVYMNKRMILRILEEAVIKHIITDAVSMDISSLNIPLQDFIDKAREKLVDAGWFKSITARGTMETSEVGGLITEALPPCISRIISIVESGGNPSHEERFNLAAFLANIGLDVDSILEYFRKTPDFNEKIARYQVEHISGMKGSRKKYMPYSCEKMKSTNICPISDRCKGGRNPLSVYRYNLKHGLKRER; via the coding sequence ATGGCTCACATAGACTTGATTAAATACCCCTTTGTAGCTGGCCCCAGCGACTTTAGTCCAAGTAGGTTTGGATTACCTCGGGACACTGATTCCTCAACGATTATATCGATAATCATTAGAGGCGCCCTCGACAGGCTTCGCGAAATATTTCCATTAGTTCTCACAGATATTCTCTCAGAGAGAATGCGGGTTAACACGAAGATTTTCATGGATGAATATGAGAGTATCGCATGTTATAAGCTTCTTCTAGCGGTGGCTAAATCCATCGGGGATAGGAAACTAATTAATAGGATTGCCCTAGCATACGCTAAGTCAGCGAGGAGAAGTCTCTTCAAAGAGGATGACTCCGTCATCCTCTCCATAGCATCAAAAATAGGTCTCCACCTAGTGTACGTCGAGAATCCACCTGCGCTCCCGGTATTCACTAATAATGTTGGCGGGGGGAAGAATAGGGCTAGAGGTGCATTCTTACCGCTTAACTATTCCCTCCCGGTGATAGAGTTCACGGGGATCGTGGCGGAGAGGCTTTCACAGGACCCTGCATACTCTTTAGAGAATAATGTTGTCTCGGAGGGGAAGGTTTATATGAATAAGAGAATGATTCTGAGAATCCTTGAGGAAGCGGTGATCAAGCATATAATCACTGATGCTGTGTCTATGGATATTAGTTCACTGAATATACCTCTCCAGGATTTCATTGATAAGGCCAGGGAGAAACTAGTAGATGCCGGGTGGTTTAAATCCATCACTGCGAGAGGAACCATGGAAACCAGTGAAGTAGGCGGCCTGATCACCGAAGCCCTTCCACCATGTATATCTAGGATAATTAGTATTGTTGAGTCAGGGGGGAACCCGAGTCATGAGGAGAGATTTAACCTTGCAGCATTTCTAGCTAATATAGGTCTCGACGTGGATTCTATACTGGAGTATTTCAGGAAGACACCGGATTTCAATGAGAAAATAGCCAGGTACCAAGTAGAACATATCTCGGGTATGAAGGGTAGTAGGAAGAAGTACATGCCTTACAGCTGTGAGAAAATGAAGTCTACGAATATATGTCCTATAAGTGATAGGTGCAAGGGCGGCAGGAACCCGTTGTCTGTATACAGGTATAATTTGAAGCATGGTTTAAAGCGGGAAAGATGA
- a CDS encoding adenylate kinase, with product MKIVLIGAPGAGKGTYAQILREKYCIPHISTGDIFREEIARDTELGRVVKSYIEKGLLVPDEIVIEVVSKRLKQPDALRGFILDGFPRTLEQAKALDKIVDVDAVVHLVVSEEVAVRRLSGRRICPVCNRVYNIYYEPKPREDEKCDYDGAQLIKRPDDEPEVVRNRYRVFYETFKPIIEYYRVSSKLIEVDSNKSIKEVFPVLEEALRRNKILQLQPCKEDVRVG from the coding sequence GTGAAGATAGTCTTAATAGGCGCCCCTGGGGCAGGTAAGGGAACCTACGCGCAGATACTAAGGGAGAAGTACTGTATTCCCCACATTTCAACCGGCGATATATTCAGGGAGGAAATAGCTAGAGACACCGAGCTGGGACGAGTGGTCAAATCCTATATAGAGAAGGGGTTACTGGTTCCAGATGAGATCGTTATAGAAGTTGTAAGCAAGAGACTGAAGCAACCCGATGCATTAAGAGGCTTCATCCTAGACGGATTCCCGAGAACCCTAGAGCAGGCCAAAGCCCTCGATAAAATAGTGGATGTCGACGCCGTGGTACATCTTGTTGTCTCGGAAGAAGTGGCTGTAAGGAGATTAAGCGGGCGGAGAATATGTCCAGTATGCAATAGAGTATATAATATATACTATGAGCCGAAGCCCAGGGAGGATGAGAAATGTGATTACGATGGAGCACAATTGATCAAGCGCCCAGATGACGAGCCAGAGGTAGTTAGAAACAGATATAGAGTGTTCTATGAGACGTTTAAACCAATAATCGAGTATTACAGGGTAAGTAGTAAGCTTATTGAAGTAGATTCAAACAAGTCTATCAAGGAGGTATTCCCGGTGCTGGAGGAGGCCTTAAGGAGGAATAAGATACTCCAGCTACAACCATGCAAAGAAGATGTTAGAGTAGGGTAG
- a CDS encoding helix-turn-helix transcriptional regulator yields the protein MFTWRGLNPYLLLLLVLCMLTGLTHVVLGTQQGIESVEYVVFYNPIEGTGILSVSITMSLTPGEIGNVDLPIKIFSDASLYFFNYTMNPPTGSLVVNYDDNSGVASLLVSNASTVTLYFTVSNLTEEASIGSYTATLDLLDYASGAVNVSVEIYLTGIYDVIIDSYPRVSGYSIQTLTNTTVIRTHDPAIYFIVLKIPVNTASPSSTQFNLLNLLFPLLLILITVVAIVIIVLRWRRTSIGRIEKVDVLNDPVSRSILRALGEAGDAGLTQAEITNKTGIPKSSVSRRIRRLEEEGFITVARTGKYNYLRLTDKGKEAYRRIVEKK from the coding sequence GTGTTTACCTGGAGAGGTTTAAACCCATACCTGTTACTGCTGCTAGTACTCTGCATGCTCACTGGTTTAACCCATGTAGTGCTGGGTACGCAGCAGGGGATCGAGAGTGTCGAGTACGTTGTTTTCTATAACCCGATCGAGGGGACAGGGATTCTCAGTGTCTCGATCACTATGTCGCTCACGCCTGGTGAGATAGGTAATGTGGATCTACCCATCAAGATATTCAGCGACGCCTCCCTCTACTTCTTTAACTACACTATGAATCCTCCAACAGGTTCTCTGGTGGTAAATTACGATGATAACAGTGGGGTTGCATCACTCCTCGTATCCAATGCTTCGACGGTGACGCTGTATTTCACGGTCAGTAACTTAACTGAGGAAGCCTCGATAGGTTCTTATACAGCGACGCTGGATTTACTGGATTATGCCAGTGGAGCAGTGAACGTATCCGTGGAGATATACTTGACCGGAATATATGACGTCATAATAGACTCCTACCCTAGGGTATCTGGTTACAGTATTCAGACGTTAACTAATACAACAGTGATCCGAACACATGATCCAGCGATATATTTCATAGTGTTGAAGATACCCGTGAACACTGCATCCCCTTCCTCCACTCAATTCAATCTATTAAACTTACTGTTCCCCTTACTACTAATACTAATAACAGTAGTCGCGATAGTGATCATTGTTCTAAGGTGGAGGAGGACCAGTATAGGTAGAATCGAGAAGGTCGATGTCTTAAATGATCCCGTTTCGAGAAGCATATTAAGGGCCCTAGGTGAGGCTGGAGACGCTGGATTAACTCAGGCCGAGATAACGAATAAGACTGGGATACCTAAGTCAAGTGTGAGCAGAAGGATAAGGAGACTCGAGGAAGAGGGATTCATAACAGTTGCTAGGACTGGTAAATATAATTACTTAAGACTAACAGATAAGGGTAAGGAAGCATATAGGAGAATAGTGGAGAAAAAATGA